The following proteins are encoded in a genomic region of Methylibium petroleiphilum PM1:
- the gabT gene encoding 4-aminobutyrate--2-oxoglutarate transaminase, with protein sequence MKISRNEQLMARKAAATPRGVGVMAGFFADRAENALLWDVQGQRYIDFAGGIAVLNTGHRHPKVVAAIEAQLQRFTHSCYQVVPYESYVALAEKLNAMTPGKHAKKTAFFSTGAEAVENAVKIARAHTRRGGVIAFGGAFHGRSLFAVALTGKVQPYKAGFGPFPPEIYHAPFPCHGASLDAAKKAVEQLFKADIEPSRVAAIVFEPVQGEGGFNVIQAEAVKWLRKLCDEHGIVMIADEVQTGFGRTGKMFAMQHFNVVPDLLVSAKSLAAGLPLSAVTGSAEIMDAPAPGGLGGTYAGNPLAIAAAHAVIEVMAEEKLPERGQQLGNELKTLLNGLRAEVPQIADVRGLGAMVAVEFQHPKTQAPDADMTKRVQAEALRRHLILLSCGVDGNVLRFLFPLTIEHAVFGEALGILSDALKAASRG encoded by the coding sequence ATGAAGATCTCGCGCAACGAACAGCTGATGGCCCGCAAGGCCGCCGCCACGCCGCGCGGCGTGGGCGTGATGGCCGGCTTCTTCGCCGACCGCGCCGAGAACGCGCTGCTGTGGGACGTGCAGGGTCAGCGCTACATCGATTTCGCCGGTGGCATCGCGGTGCTCAACACCGGCCACCGCCATCCGAAGGTGGTGGCTGCCATCGAGGCCCAGCTGCAGCGCTTCACGCACAGCTGCTACCAGGTCGTGCCCTACGAGAGCTACGTCGCGCTGGCCGAGAAGCTCAACGCCATGACGCCCGGCAAGCACGCCAAGAAGACCGCCTTCTTCTCGACCGGCGCCGAGGCGGTGGAGAATGCCGTCAAGATCGCCCGCGCCCACACCCGGCGCGGCGGCGTGATCGCCTTCGGCGGTGCCTTCCACGGCCGCTCGCTGTTCGCGGTGGCGCTGACCGGCAAGGTGCAGCCCTACAAGGCCGGCTTCGGCCCCTTCCCGCCGGAGATCTACCACGCCCCCTTCCCTTGCCACGGCGCCTCGCTCGATGCGGCGAAGAAGGCGGTCGAGCAACTCTTCAAGGCCGACATCGAGCCCAGCCGCGTCGCGGCCATCGTGTTCGAGCCGGTGCAGGGCGAAGGCGGCTTCAACGTGATCCAGGCCGAGGCGGTGAAGTGGCTGCGCAAGCTGTGCGACGAGCACGGCATCGTGATGATCGCCGACGAGGTGCAGACCGGCTTCGGTCGCACCGGCAAGATGTTCGCGATGCAGCACTTCAACGTCGTGCCCGACCTGCTCGTCAGCGCCAAGAGCCTGGCCGCCGGCCTGCCGCTGTCTGCGGTGACCGGCAGCGCCGAGATCATGGACGCACCGGCCCCGGGTGGCCTGGGCGGCACCTATGCCGGCAACCCGCTGGCCATCGCCGCGGCCCACGCCGTGATCGAGGTGATGGCCGAGGAGAAGCTGCCCGAGCGCGGGCAACAGCTCGGCAACGAGCTCAAGACCCTGCTCAACGGCCTGCGGGCCGAGGTCCCGCAGATCGCCGACGTGCGGGGGCTGGGTGCGATGGTCGCGGTCGAGTTCCAGCACCCCAAGACCCAGGCGCCCGACGCCGACATGACCAAGCGCGTACAGGCCGAGGCGCTGCGCCGACACCTCATCCTGCTGAGCTGCGGCGTCGACGGCAACGTGCTGCGCTTCCTGTTCCCGCTGACCATCGAGCATGCGGTGTTCGGCGAGGCCCTGGGCATCCTCAGCGATGCGCTGAAGGCAGCCTCGCGTGGCTGA
- the glnT gene encoding type III glutamate--ammonia ligase has product MADAPSSLAEFARSAGASLAAEGVHTLLVQFTDLHGVAKGKLVPLHQLETVLTDGAGFAGPSIWGTGLPRTGPRAEYYARGDAATLQALPWMPGVARLVGDGFVNGGAFDACPRQVLKRATARLAARGWTLQTGIEPEFFLLRREGVRYVPVDDADRLDKPSYDLKSLPRQQGFLQALRVALEGAGLQVLQIDHEDAHGQYELNFRHDEALRSADHVMLFKLAAHALAEQRGCVFSMMPKPFANQPGSGLHFHVSLWDAGRCLFDAADAAEPLSRLGRQFVAGVLAHSAALCALAAPTVNSYKRLVVGESLSGTSWAPAYVAHGPNNRTALVRTLAGRFEWRVPDASANPYLATAALIAAGLDGIDRELDPGPACTDDLFALSLAEIRTRRIAMLPQSLGEAVDAFEASELLHGALGDTLHREFVRLKRAEWIDYARHVSDWEHARYGATF; this is encoded by the coding sequence GTGGCTGACGCGCCCAGTTCGCTCGCCGAGTTCGCACGCTCGGCGGGCGCATCGCTCGCCGCCGAGGGCGTGCACACGCTGCTGGTGCAGTTCACCGACCTGCACGGCGTCGCCAAGGGCAAGCTGGTGCCACTGCACCAGCTGGAGACCGTGCTGACCGATGGCGCCGGATTCGCCGGCCCGTCGATCTGGGGCACCGGCCTGCCGCGCACCGGCCCCAGGGCCGAGTACTACGCACGCGGTGACGCCGCCACGCTGCAGGCGTTGCCTTGGATGCCCGGTGTCGCTCGCCTCGTCGGCGACGGCTTCGTCAATGGCGGCGCCTTCGATGCCTGTCCACGCCAGGTGCTCAAGCGCGCCACGGCCCGCCTCGCCGCGCGCGGCTGGACGCTGCAGACCGGCATCGAGCCCGAGTTCTTCCTGCTCCGCCGCGAAGGTGTGCGCTACGTGCCGGTCGACGATGCCGACCGGCTCGACAAGCCGAGCTACGACCTGAAGAGCCTGCCGCGCCAGCAAGGCTTCCTGCAGGCGCTGCGCGTCGCACTCGAAGGTGCTGGCTTGCAGGTCCTGCAGATCGACCACGAGGACGCCCACGGCCAGTACGAGCTGAACTTCCGCCACGACGAGGCACTGCGCAGCGCCGACCATGTGATGCTGTTCAAGCTGGCCGCGCACGCGCTCGCCGAACAGCGTGGCTGCGTGTTCTCGATGATGCCCAAGCCCTTCGCCAACCAGCCGGGCAGCGGGCTGCATTTCCACGTGTCACTGTGGGACGCTGGGCGTTGCCTGTTCGACGCGGCCGATGCCGCCGAGCCACTGTCGCGGCTCGGACGACAATTCGTCGCCGGTGTGCTGGCCCACAGCGCGGCGCTGTGCGCGCTGGCCGCGCCCACGGTCAACAGCTACAAGCGCCTGGTGGTGGGCGAATCGCTGTCGGGCACCAGCTGGGCGCCCGCTTACGTGGCGCACGGCCCGAACAACCGCACGGCGCTGGTGCGCACGCTTGCCGGCCGCTTCGAGTGGCGCGTGCCGGATGCCTCGGCCAATCCTTACCTGGCGACCGCGGCGCTGATTGCGGCCGGGCTGGACGGCATCGACCGCGAGCTCGATCCCGGCCCGGCCTGCACCGACGACCTGTTCGCGCTGAGCCTGGCCGAGATCCGGACTCGCAGGATCGCGATGCTGCCGCAGAGCCTGGGCGAGGCGGTTGACGCGTTCGAGGCCAGCGAGCTGCTGCACGGCGCGCTCGGCGACACGCTGCACCGCGAGTTCGTGCGGCTCAAGCGCGCCGAGTGGATCGACTACGCCCGCCACGTCAGCGACTGGGAACACGCGCGCTACGGCGCGACGTTCTGA
- a CDS encoding HDOD domain-containing protein — translation MAAAVPRLDLDDPLDELAAPPLLPWLLALESVVEQADPTLQERRALRVVDALIQRPEAPLELIPRARTVIPHLLALLRRPDCALPALAEQVGRDLVLTAEVMRAARSAALGTSGGPPPDLQQALARLGVVGLNAAIARVVLRPMFESEGDGLFARSGPRLWEHAEAKAQHCRALAAAGGVDAFDAYLAGLMHNSGWTVALRALDRSGLFDEPPPAVSPRLSAAFSRALQPRCDALFGRVAASWQVTPSLTAVATSAAAPGGLAASDLPLAALLRRADALASRMVAGSPAAGAA, via the coding sequence GTGGCGGCCGCTGTGCCGCGGCTGGACCTCGATGACCCGCTCGACGAACTGGCAGCCCCACCGCTGCTGCCCTGGCTGCTGGCGCTCGAGTCGGTCGTGGAGCAGGCCGACCCGACCCTGCAGGAGCGGCGCGCGCTGCGCGTCGTCGATGCGCTGATCCAGCGCCCCGAGGCGCCGCTCGAGCTGATCCCGCGCGCCCGCACCGTCATTCCCCACCTGCTGGCCCTGCTGCGCCGGCCCGATTGCGCGCTGCCGGCGCTGGCCGAGCAGGTCGGCCGCGACCTGGTGCTCACCGCCGAGGTGATGCGTGCGGCACGCAGTGCCGCGCTGGGCACGTCCGGTGGCCCGCCGCCGGACCTGCAGCAGGCGCTGGCGCGGCTCGGCGTGGTCGGGCTCAACGCTGCCATCGCCCGCGTCGTGCTGCGACCGATGTTCGAGTCCGAGGGCGACGGCCTGTTCGCGCGCTCCGGCCCGCGGCTCTGGGAGCACGCCGAGGCCAAGGCCCAGCACTGCCGCGCTCTGGCCGCAGCCGGTGGCGTCGACGCCTTCGACGCCTACCTCGCGGGACTGATGCACAACAGCGGCTGGACCGTCGCGCTCCGTGCGCTCGACCGCAGTGGTCTGTTCGACGAGCCGCCGCCGGCGGTCTCGCCGCGCCTGAGCGCCGCGTTCTCGCGCGCGCTGCAGCCGCGCTGCGACGCGTTGTTCGGCCGCGTCGCAGCGAGCTGGCAGGTCACGCCCTCACTGACCGCGGTGGCCACGTCGGCTGCGGCGCCCGGCGGGCTGGCGGCCAGCGACCTGCCGCTCGCCGCCTTGCTCCGGCGCGCCGACGCCCTGGCCAGCCGCATGGTCGCCGGATCGCCAGCCGCCGGGGCGGCCTGA
- a CDS encoding type II asparaginase: MNERFFQLGTALRALAVVAWIGLGAPSVHAQVAVTKPQVVVLATGGTIAGAGAAATNSASYQAAKVPVDKLIAGVPELADVAQVRGEQVFQIASESFTNEKLVQLGKRVSQLVRDPAVNGIVITHGTDTLEETAFFLNLVIRSDKPVVVVGSMRPGTAMSADGMLNLYNAVVVAADPASRGKGVLVAMSDEIHSGRDVAKRINIKTSAFGSQWGPLGMSVEGKTFWFRLPAKRHTVNSEFDIESIETLPEVAIVYGYGNMTTELYDAALRSGAKAVVNAGTGNGSVPNYAVEKLKSVRAQGVQVIRSSRVADGFVIRNAEQPDDKYDWVVAHDLNPQKAKILAAVALTRGVSSQDLQRIFWEY; encoded by the coding sequence ATGAACGAACGCTTCTTCCAGCTCGGCACGGCGCTACGCGCGCTGGCCGTGGTCGCATGGATCGGTCTCGGCGCGCCGTCCGTCCACGCGCAGGTCGCGGTGACCAAGCCGCAGGTGGTGGTGCTCGCCACCGGGGGCACGATCGCTGGCGCGGGCGCGGCCGCCACCAACAGCGCGTCCTACCAGGCGGCGAAGGTACCGGTCGACAAGCTGATCGCCGGCGTGCCCGAGCTGGCCGACGTGGCCCAGGTGCGCGGCGAGCAGGTGTTCCAGATCGCCTCGGAGAGCTTCACCAACGAGAAGCTGGTGCAGCTCGGCAAGCGGGTCTCGCAACTGGTGCGCGACCCGGCGGTGAACGGCATCGTCATCACCCACGGCACCGACACGCTGGAAGAGACGGCCTTCTTCCTCAACCTGGTGATCCGCAGCGACAAGCCGGTGGTCGTGGTGGGCTCGATGCGGCCCGGCACGGCGATGTCGGCCGACGGCATGCTCAACCTCTACAACGCGGTGGTGGTCGCGGCCGACCCGGCCTCGCGCGGCAAGGGTGTGCTGGTGGCGATGAGTGACGAGATCCATTCGGGCCGTGACGTCGCCAAGCGCATCAACATCAAGACGAGCGCCTTCGGCAGCCAGTGGGGGCCGCTCGGCATGTCGGTGGAGGGCAAGACCTTCTGGTTCCGCCTGCCGGCCAAGCGCCACACCGTGAACAGCGAGTTCGACATCGAGAGCATCGAGACGCTGCCCGAGGTGGCCATCGTCTACGGCTACGGCAACATGACGACGGAGCTGTACGACGCGGCGCTGCGCTCGGGCGCCAAGGCGGTGGTCAACGCCGGAACCGGCAACGGCTCGGTGCCGAACTACGCGGTCGAGAAGCTCAAGAGCGTGCGCGCCCAGGGCGTCCAGGTCATCCGCTCCTCGCGCGTGGCCGACGGCTTCGTGATCCGCAATGCCGAGCAGCCCGACGACAAGTACGACTGGGTCGTCGCGCACGACCTGAACCCGCAGAAGGCCAAGATCCTGGCCGCGGTCGCGCTGACGCGCGGCGTGAGCTCGCAGGATCTGCAGCGGATCTTCTGGGAGTACTGA
- the galE gene encoding UDP-glucose 4-epimerase GalE: MILVTGGTGFIGSHTSVALANAGHDFVILDNLANSQRDVLDRLAPLCGKRPAFVEGDVRDAATLDRVFAQYPIRAVIHFAALKAVGESVQKPLAYYENNITGTLRLLEAMRRAAVHTLVFSSSATVYGDPASVPIREDFPLSATNPYGWTKLMVEQILADLSKSEPQWRIARLRYFNPVGAHESGQIGEDPSGIPNNLMPYVAQVAVGQRPQLQVFGGDYPTPDGTGVRDYIHVMDLAEGHVAALDSLAREPGLLTVNLGTGLGVSVLDMVAAFEKASGRPVPYRIVDRRPGDVAACWADPALALQRLGWRTRRDLDQMCADAWRWQSNRAAWSA; encoded by the coding sequence TTGATACTCGTGACCGGCGGCACAGGCTTCATCGGCTCGCACACCAGCGTGGCGCTGGCGAATGCGGGCCATGACTTCGTCATCCTCGACAACCTCGCCAACAGCCAGCGCGACGTGCTCGACCGCCTGGCGCCGCTGTGCGGCAAGCGGCCCGCTTTCGTGGAGGGCGACGTGCGCGATGCCGCCACCCTGGACCGCGTGTTCGCGCAGTACCCGATCCGTGCGGTGATCCACTTCGCTGCGCTGAAGGCGGTGGGCGAATCGGTGCAGAAGCCGCTGGCCTACTACGAGAACAACATCACCGGCACCCTGCGGCTGCTGGAGGCGATGCGCCGCGCCGCGGTGCACACGCTGGTGTTCTCGTCCTCCGCCACCGTCTACGGCGACCCGGCGTCGGTACCGATCCGCGAGGACTTCCCGCTATCGGCCACCAACCCCTACGGCTGGACCAAGCTGATGGTCGAGCAGATCCTCGCAGACCTGTCGAAATCCGAGCCGCAGTGGCGCATCGCGCGGCTGCGCTACTTCAACCCGGTCGGCGCCCATGAGAGCGGCCAGATCGGCGAAGACCCCTCGGGCATCCCGAACAACCTGATGCCCTACGTCGCCCAGGTGGCCGTGGGCCAGCGGCCACAGCTGCAGGTGTTCGGCGGCGACTACCCGACGCCCGACGGCACCGGCGTGCGCGACTACATCCACGTGATGGACCTCGCCGAGGGCCACGTCGCCGCCCTCGACAGCCTGGCCCGCGAACCCGGCCTGTTGACGGTGAACCTGGGTACCGGCCTGGGCGTCTCGGTGCTGGACATGGTGGCCGCCTTCGAGAAGGCCAGTGGCCGCCCGGTGCCCTACCGCATCGTCGATCGCCGGCCCGGCGACGTGGCGGCCTGCTGGGCCGACCCGGCGCTCGCGCTGCAACGGCTGGGCTGGCGCACCCGCCGCGACCTCGACCAGATGTGCGCCGACGCCTGGCGCTGGCAGAGCAACCGGGCGGCGTGGTCGGCGTGA
- a CDS encoding DMT family transporter produces the protein MALVGSYVGLSKLLVAVFPVLLLAWLRFGIAAIAMVHWVHRTADEPRLGRRDRWLLFLEAFFGNFLFSVCMLFGVALSSALAAGVIMAALPAVVALLSWVGLRERIAPRVLGGICCAVAGIALVSLAQAGPDGGGSSLLGNALLLGAVFCEALYVVIGKQLTGQVSARRISALVNLWGLALVTPFGLWQAWQFDFSAVRGGVWVLLLFYALAASMATVWLWMTGLKHVPASSAGVFTVLLPISAAAIGVLLLGEHVSGIQLGAFALALAGVVLATWPAQRNAAY, from the coding sequence ATGGCGCTGGTCGGCAGCTATGTCGGCCTGTCGAAGCTGCTGGTCGCTGTGTTCCCGGTTCTGCTGCTGGCCTGGCTGCGCTTCGGCATCGCGGCCATCGCGATGGTGCACTGGGTGCATCGGACCGCCGACGAGCCGCGGCTGGGCCGACGCGACCGCTGGCTGCTGTTTCTCGAAGCCTTCTTCGGCAACTTCCTGTTTTCGGTGTGCATGCTGTTCGGCGTGGCCCTGAGTTCGGCACTGGCGGCCGGCGTGATCATGGCCGCGCTGCCGGCCGTGGTGGCCCTGCTGTCGTGGGTCGGACTGCGAGAGCGCATTGCGCCACGCGTGCTGGGCGGCATCTGCTGCGCGGTGGCCGGGATCGCGCTGGTTTCACTGGCCCAGGCCGGGCCCGACGGCGGCGGGAGTTCACTGCTCGGCAACGCGCTGCTGCTCGGTGCCGTGTTCTGCGAGGCGCTCTACGTGGTGATCGGCAAGCAGCTTACCGGCCAGGTGAGCGCACGCCGCATCAGCGCGCTGGTGAACCTGTGGGGCCTGGCACTGGTGACGCCGTTCGGCCTGTGGCAAGCGTGGCAGTTCGACTTCTCGGCGGTGCGCGGCGGCGTCTGGGTGCTGCTGCTGTTCTACGCACTCGCAGCCAGCATGGCGACGGTGTGGCTGTGGATGACGGGACTGAAACACGTGCCGGCGTCGTCGGCTGGCGTGTTCACGGTGCTGCTGCCGATCAGCGCCGCCGCCATCGGCGTTCTGCTGCTGGGCGAGCACGTCAGCGGCATCCAGCTCGGCGCCTTCGCCCTGGCACTGGCCGGTGTGGTGCTGGCCACCTGGCCGGCGCAGCGGAACGCCGCGTACTGA
- the dusA gene encoding tRNA dihydrouridine(20/20a) synthase DusA yields MMDWTDRHCRHFHRLLSRHTRLYTEMVTTGALLHGDVPRHLDFGPEEHPVALQLGGSEPEDLAACAKLGERWGYDEINLNCGCPSERVQRGAFGACLMAEPDLVADGVKAMRDAVGIPVTVKHRIGIDRTESYGFVRDFIGTVAAAGCEVFIVHARNAWLKGLSPKENRELPPLRHEWVYRLKRDFPALTIVLNGGVKTHDEIATHLAQVDGVMLGREAYHHPWLMADWDVRFFGDAPLERDRADIEAAMVRYMELQRLQGEPWSRVSRHMLGLWSGMSGARRWRQVWSDHRLKNEPPEVVSALARRRPTVDEVAAAA; encoded by the coding sequence ATGATGGACTGGACCGATCGACATTGCCGTCACTTCCATCGCCTGCTCTCGCGCCACACCCGGCTCTATACCGAGATGGTCACCACCGGAGCCCTGTTGCACGGCGATGTGCCGAGGCATCTGGACTTCGGCCCCGAGGAGCACCCGGTGGCGCTGCAGCTGGGCGGCAGCGAGCCGGAGGATCTGGCCGCCTGCGCGAAGCTCGGCGAGCGCTGGGGCTACGACGAGATCAACCTCAATTGCGGCTGTCCCAGCGAGCGTGTGCAACGTGGCGCCTTCGGCGCCTGCCTGATGGCCGAGCCCGACCTGGTGGCCGACGGCGTGAAGGCGATGCGTGACGCGGTGGGCATCCCGGTGACCGTGAAGCACCGCATCGGCATTGACCGGACCGAGAGCTACGGGTTCGTGCGCGATTTCATCGGCACCGTGGCAGCGGCCGGCTGCGAGGTGTTCATCGTCCACGCACGCAATGCCTGGCTCAAGGGCCTCAGCCCGAAGGAGAACCGCGAACTGCCACCGCTGCGCCACGAGTGGGTCTACCGCCTCAAGCGCGATTTCCCGGCCTTGACGATCGTGCTGAACGGCGGCGTCAAGACCCACGACGAGATCGCCACGCACCTGGCGCAGGTCGATGGCGTGATGCTCGGGCGTGAGGCCTACCACCATCCCTGGCTGATGGCTGATTGGGATGTGCGCTTCTTCGGCGACGCGCCACTCGAGCGAGACCGTGCCGACATCGAGGCGGCGATGGTGCGCTACATGGAGCTTCAGCGGCTGCAGGGCGAGCCCTGGTCGCGCGTATCGCGCCACATGCTCGGCCTGTGGAGCGGTATGTCCGGCGCCCGGCGCTGGCGGCAGGTCTGGTCGGATCATCGGCTCAAGAACGAGCCGCCGGAGGTGGTGTCGGCGCTGGCGCGCCGCCGGCCGACGGTGGACGAGGTCGCGGCGGCGGCTTGA
- a CDS encoding DMT family transporter, with protein sequence MTHGRAVTLMIVVTLLWSIAGVVTRHLDAARSFEVTFWRSLFNALTLTVALSAMRGAALWRGLLRAPWPVWASGLCWATMFTAFMVAITLTTVANVLVTMAIGPLITALFARIFLHHRLPARTWIAIAVGGIGIAWMFGQEAGAGMSLTGTLIALTVPLAAATNWTVLQYASHGPADPDEAAVATQDMLPAVLIGGLLSAVVALPLAWPLQASDHDLGLLGLLGAVQLAIPCLLVVRLTRELPAPEIALLGLLEVLFGVSWAWLGAGERPGPSTLTGGALVLGALVVNEALALRQRR encoded by the coding sequence ATGACACACGGACGCGCGGTCACGCTGATGATCGTGGTGACGCTCCTCTGGAGTATCGCCGGTGTCGTCACTCGTCACCTGGACGCTGCGCGCAGCTTCGAGGTGACCTTCTGGCGCAGCCTGTTCAACGCGCTGACGCTCACGGTGGCGCTGAGCGCGATGCGGGGCGCGGCGCTGTGGCGCGGCCTGCTGCGTGCGCCCTGGCCGGTGTGGGCATCGGGACTGTGCTGGGCGACGATGTTCACTGCCTTCATGGTGGCGATCACCCTGACGACGGTGGCCAACGTGCTGGTCACGATGGCGATCGGGCCGCTGATCACCGCGCTGTTCGCGCGGATCTTCCTGCACCACCGGCTGCCGGCGCGCACCTGGATCGCGATCGCGGTCGGCGGCATCGGCATCGCCTGGATGTTCGGCCAGGAGGCGGGAGCGGGCATGTCGCTCACCGGTACCCTGATCGCGCTGACGGTGCCGCTGGCGGCGGCCACCAACTGGACGGTGTTGCAGTACGCCAGCCACGGCCCGGCCGATCCCGACGAAGCCGCAGTGGCCACCCAGGACATGCTGCCGGCCGTGCTGATCGGTGGGCTGCTGTCGGCCGTCGTGGCGCTGCCGCTCGCCTGGCCGCTGCAGGCCTCGGACCACGACCTCGGGCTGCTCGGTCTGCTGGGTGCCGTGCAACTGGCCATTCCCTGCCTGCTCGTGGTGCGGCTGACCCGCGAACTGCCGGCACCGGAGATCGCGCTGCTGGGCCTGCTAGAGGTGCTGTTCGGTGTGAGCTGGGCCTGGCTCGGGGCCGGTGAGCGACCGGGGCCGAGCACGCTGACGGGCGGAGCGCTGGTGCTCGGCGCGCTGGTGGTCAACGAAGCGCTGGCGCTGCGGCAACGGCGCTGA
- the typA gene encoding translational GTPase TypA has translation MTTSNNARQIRNVAIIAHVDHGKTTLVDQLLRQSGTFRENEKVAERVMDSNDIEKERGITILSKNCAVEWKGTHVNIVDTPGHADFGGEVERVLSMVDSVLLLVDAVEGPMPQTRFVTKKALALGLKPIVVVNKVDRPGARPDYVINATFDLFDKLGATEEQLDFPIIYASGLNGWASTTPGEVGTNMAPLFDAILQHVPPHEGDPEGPLQLQICSLDYSTFVGRIGIGRINQGTLKPMQDVAVFSGEDSIPFKARVNQVLKFDGLERVQATEAGPGDIVLINGIEDIGIGVTLTDIDDPVPLPMLEVDEPTLTMNFCVNNSPLAGREGKFVTSRQLRDRLDRELQSNVALRVKDTDEDGIFEVSGRGELHLTILLENMRREGYELAVSKPRVVFHEVNGERHEPMELVTADVEEQHQGGVMQALGLRKADLVNMEPDGMGRVRLEYRIPARGLIGFSNEFMNLTRGTGLISNIFDGYEPYKGELEGRKNGVLISQDDGEIVTYALGKLDDRGRMFVKAGDPVYEGMLVGIHSRDNDLVVNAVRAKQLTNFRVSGKEDAIKITPPIILSLEYAVEFIADDELVEITPKSIRLRKRHLKEHERKRASREAA, from the coding sequence ATGACGACCAGCAACAACGCCCGCCAGATCCGCAACGTGGCGATCATCGCGCACGTCGACCACGGCAAGACCACGCTCGTGGACCAGCTGCTGCGCCAGAGCGGCACCTTCCGCGAGAACGAGAAGGTCGCCGAGCGCGTGATGGACAGCAACGACATCGAAAAGGAACGTGGCATCACGATCCTGTCGAAGAACTGTGCCGTCGAGTGGAAGGGCACCCACGTCAACATCGTCGACACCCCCGGGCACGCCGATTTCGGCGGCGAGGTCGAGCGCGTGCTGTCGATGGTCGATTCGGTGCTGCTGCTGGTCGACGCGGTGGAAGGCCCGATGCCGCAGACCCGCTTCGTGACGAAGAAGGCGCTGGCGCTGGGCCTGAAGCCCATCGTCGTCGTCAACAAGGTCGACCGCCCCGGCGCGCGGCCCGACTACGTGATCAACGCCACCTTCGACCTGTTCGACAAGCTTGGCGCCACCGAGGAACAGCTCGACTTCCCGATCATCTACGCCTCCGGCCTGAACGGCTGGGCGTCGACGACGCCCGGCGAGGTAGGGACGAACATGGCGCCGCTGTTCGACGCCATCCTGCAGCACGTGCCGCCGCACGAAGGCGATCCGGAAGGCCCGCTGCAGCTGCAGATCTGCTCGCTCGATTACTCCACCTTCGTCGGCCGCATCGGCATCGGACGCATCAATCAGGGCACGCTCAAGCCGATGCAGGACGTGGCGGTTTTTTCCGGCGAGGACAGCATCCCGTTCAAGGCGCGCGTGAACCAGGTGCTGAAGTTCGACGGTCTGGAGCGCGTGCAGGCCACCGAGGCCGGCCCCGGCGACATCGTGCTGATCAACGGCATCGAGGACATCGGCATCGGCGTCACGCTGACCGACATCGACGATCCGGTGCCGCTGCCGATGCTGGAGGTGGATGAGCCCACGCTGACGATGAACTTCTGCGTCAACAACTCGCCGCTGGCTGGACGCGAAGGCAAGTTCGTCACCAGCCGTCAGCTGCGCGACCGGCTTGACCGCGAGCTGCAGAGCAACGTGGCGCTGCGCGTCAAGGACACCGACGAGGACGGCATCTTCGAGGTCTCGGGCCGCGGCGAACTGCACCTGACCATCCTGCTGGAGAACATGCGCCGTGAGGGCTACGAGCTCGCGGTGAGCAAGCCGCGCGTGGTGTTCCATGAGGTGAACGGCGAGCGCCACGAGCCGATGGAGCTGGTGACCGCCGACGTCGAGGAACAGCACCAGGGGGGGGTGATGCAGGCGCTGGGGCTGCGCAAGGCCGATCTGGTGAACATGGAGCCCGATGGCATGGGGCGCGTGCGCCTGGAGTACCGCATTCCGGCGCGCGGCCTGATCGGCTTTTCCAACGAGTTCATGAACCTGACCCGCGGCACCGGGCTCATCAGCAACATCTTCGACGGCTACGAGCCCTACAAGGGCGAGCTCGAGGGCCGCAAGAACGGAGTACTGATCAGCCAGGACGACGGCGAGATCGTGACCTATGCGCTCGGCAAGCTCGACGACCGCGGGCGCATGTTCGTCAAGGCCGGCGACCCGGTGTACGAAGGCATGCTGGTCGGCATCCACTCGCGCGACAACGACCTGGTGGTCAACGCGGTGCGCGCCAAGCAGCTCACCAACTTCCGCGTCAGCGGCAAGGAAGATGCGATCAAGATCACGCCGCCGATCATCCTGTCGCTCGAGTACGCGGTGGAGTTCATCGCCGACGACGAGCTGGTGGAGATCACCCCGAAGTCGATCCGGCTGCGCAAGCGCCACCTGAAGGAACACGAGCGCAAGCGCGCGTCGCGCGAAGCCGCCTGA